From Candidatus Binataceae bacterium, the proteins below share one genomic window:
- a CDS encoding MBL fold metallo-hydrolase, whose translation MTWRRVAAISLVAAAFAVGAGLIRSTASDGAPASRGAAAAASAGRLDPARWSDERLTIANLGHSALLMDWFGVRAISDPTLFNRVGLSVAGLLTIGPRRHIPPPLSPAELQNVDVILVTHAHMDHLDLPSLRALPKSAEVIACAGCGDLIRPLGFGNVRELRWGERAEVKGLRIEAIGARHWGVRWPPFGRAYGYNSYLLERDGVRMLLACDSAYTPMFATLHSDPPDIAAFSIAAYDPWIRNHANPEQVWEMFQQSGARYLIPLHWGTFRLSKEPMDEPMRRLLAAAKAQADRVVIRRIGVAWTLPRAVEREGWTARLAMPE comes from the coding sequence ATGACGTGGCGCAGGGTGGCGGCTATCTCGCTCGTGGCGGCTGCATTCGCGGTCGGCGCCGGGCTCATCAGGTCGACGGCTTCGGACGGGGCTCCAGCCTCCCGTGGCGCGGCCGCAGCGGCGTCCGCGGGCCGGCTCGACCCGGCGCGATGGTCGGACGAGCGGCTGACGATCGCCAACCTCGGCCATTCGGCGCTCCTGATGGACTGGTTCGGCGTGCGCGCGATAAGCGACCCGACGCTGTTCAACCGGGTCGGGCTCTCGGTCGCCGGCCTTCTGACGATCGGGCCGCGCCGCCACATCCCGCCGCCGCTTTCGCCCGCCGAGCTTCAGAACGTCGACGTCATCCTGGTAACCCACGCGCACATGGACCATCTCGACCTCCCCTCGCTGCGCGCGCTGCCGAAGAGCGCGGAAGTGATCGCGTGCGCGGGATGCGGCGATCTGATCCGTCCGCTCGGCTTCGGCAACGTCCGCGAGCTTCGATGGGGCGAGCGCGCGGAGGTCAAAGGGCTTCGAATCGAGGCGATAGGCGCGCGCCATTGGGGCGTGCGATGGCCGCCGTTCGGCCGCGCCTACGGCTATAACAGCTACTTGCTCGAGCGCGACGGCGTGCGGATGCTCCTCGCGTGTGACAGCGCGTACACGCCGATGTTCGCCACGCTGCACTCCGACCCGCCCGACATCGCGGCCTTCTCGATCGCAGCCTACGACCCGTGGATCCGCAACCACGCCAACCCCGAGCAGGTGTGGGAGATGTTCCAGCAAAGCGGAGCGCGCTACCTCATCCCATTGCACTGGGGAACGTTTCGGCTGTCCAAGGAACCGATGGACGAACCTATGCGCAGGCTGCTCGCGGCCGCCAAAGCGCAGGCCGACCGCGTCGTGATCCGCCGCATCGGCGTCGCCTGGACGCTGCCGCGGGCAGTCGAACGAGAGGGCTGGACGGCTCGTCTAGCCATGCCAGAATAA
- a CDS encoding homogentisate 1,2-dioxygenase, which produces MRNWIRFPRIEGVASRQAHCDLPEGTYERELGREGFFGPSTQMYHRHPPTGWSAWEGPLRPRAFNLNRLESRSGSPWEAYPVLANAHLQLRWWRCAASMKDLVRNADGDELLFIHEGGGELFCDYGHLTLRDGDYLVLPRGTAWRIETAAPLSALLVEATGDSYQLPDKGILGNQAIFDPAVLDTPRLDDAFHAQQDERPWRIVIKRRDRLSTVTYPFNPLDAVGWHGDLAPVRLNWRDLRPVVSARYHVPPSAHVNFVAERFVVGTFAPRPIESDPGALKVPFFHNDDDIDEVIFLHRGQFFSRDNFGPGMLSLHPCGFPHGPQPKAFALGARRARAETDEVAVYIDTRDPVEMAEQMAAVEDPAYVDAWKAPAQ; this is translated from the coding sequence ATGCGCAACTGGATCCGCTTTCCGCGTATCGAGGGCGTCGCCTCGCGCCAGGCGCACTGTGACCTGCCCGAGGGGACCTACGAGCGCGAACTCGGACGCGAGGGCTTCTTCGGGCCGTCCACCCAGATGTACCATCGCCATCCGCCGACCGGATGGAGCGCTTGGGAGGGGCCGCTGCGCCCGCGCGCCTTCAATCTCAACCGCCTCGAGAGCCGCAGCGGGTCGCCTTGGGAAGCGTATCCCGTGCTCGCCAACGCGCATCTGCAACTGCGATGGTGGCGATGCGCCGCGAGCATGAAGGACCTCGTGCGCAACGCCGACGGCGACGAGCTGCTGTTCATCCACGAGGGCGGCGGCGAGCTGTTCTGCGATTACGGCCATCTCACCCTGCGCGACGGCGACTACCTCGTGCTGCCGCGCGGCACCGCGTGGCGGATCGAAACGGCCGCCCCGCTGAGCGCACTGCTGGTCGAGGCGACCGGCGACTCCTACCAGCTTCCCGACAAGGGCATCCTTGGCAACCAGGCGATCTTCGATCCCGCCGTGCTCGACACCCCGCGCCTCGACGACGCCTTCCACGCGCAGCAGGACGAGCGGCCGTGGCGGATCGTGATCAAGCGGCGCGACCGGCTGAGCACGGTGACCTATCCGTTCAACCCGCTCGACGCGGTGGGATGGCATGGCGACCTGGCGCCGGTGCGGCTCAACTGGCGCGACCTGCGGCCGGTGGTGAGCGCGCGCTACCACGTACCGCCCTCGGCCCACGTCAACTTCGTCGCCGAGCGGTTTGTGGTCGGCACTTTCGCGCCGCGGCCGATCGAGTCCGACCCGGGCGCGCTCAAGGTGCCGTTTTTCCACAACGACGACGATATCGACGAGGTAATCTTCCTCCATCGCGGACAGTTCTTTAGCCGCGACAACTTCGGCCCCGGGATGCTGAGCCTCCATCCGTGCGGCTTCCCGCACGGCCCCCAGCCCAAGGCCTTCGCGCTCGGCGCGCGGCGCGCACGCGCGGAGACCGACGAGGTCGCGGTCTATATCGATACCCGTGATCCGGTCGAGATGGCCGAGCAAATGGCTGCGGTCGAGGATCCGGCCTACGTGGATGCATGGAAGGCGCCGGCGCAATGA
- a CDS encoding ribonuclease HII: MTRHPDLRYERRLWRSGVEVVAGLDEAGVGPMAGPVVAAAAIFAPEVFIKGVHDSKQLTPERRAELYDQIVADALAWAVGIAEPAEIDQLNIYWATRLAARRALAGLSREPAHVLVDGREIASLAYPQTAIVGGDRKSFCIAAASILAKVTRDRMMCEHDERYPGYGFARHKGYCTPEHFAALRALGPSPIHRRSFAPVFEAAQLAFDI, translated from the coding sequence ATGACCAGGCATCCCGACCTGCGCTACGAGCGCAGGCTGTGGCGCAGCGGCGTGGAAGTGGTGGCGGGGCTTGACGAGGCCGGGGTAGGCCCGATGGCGGGGCCAGTGGTGGCGGCGGCGGCGATTTTCGCCCCCGAGGTCTTCATCAAGGGCGTGCACGACTCCAAGCAGCTTACCCCCGAGCGGCGCGCTGAGCTTTACGATCAAATAGTGGCCGACGCGCTGGCGTGGGCGGTCGGCATCGCCGAGCCGGCCGAGATCGATCAGCTCAACATCTACTGGGCGACCCGGCTGGCGGCGCGCCGCGCGCTCGCCGGGCTCAGCCGCGAGCCCGCCCACGTGCTGGTTGATGGGCGCGAGATCGCAAGCCTCGCCTACCCGCAGACCGCGATCGTGGGTGGCGATCGCAAGAGCTTCTGCATCGCGGCGGCCTCGATCCTCGCCAAGGTGACGCGCGACCGGATGATGTGCGAGCACGACGAGCGCTATCCGGGTTACGGCTTCGCGCGGCACAAAGGCTACTGCACGCCCGAGCATTTCGCGGCGCTGCGCGCGCTCGGTCCCTCGCCGATTCATCGCCGCTCCTTCGCGCCGGTTTTCGAGGCCGCGCAGCTCGCGTTCGACATCTGA
- the pdhA gene encoding pyruvate dehydrogenase (acetyl-transferring) E1 component subunit alpha: protein MALERDKHVAERARLTLGESELCELYRRMVLIRRFEDKVAEMYSRGKITGFCHLYAGEEAVAVGAIYALYDKDYVVSTYREHGHCLAKGASARAVMAELFGKVTGISRGHGGSMHLFDANLRFMGGYAIVGGGLPLAAGLGLSCQYKEEPEVVCCFFGDGALPQGAFHESLNLASLWKLPVVFICENNFYGMGTMVQNAVAQEELYRFAQSYKIPGVRVDGQDVLEVYAAVTEAVARAREGDGPSLIEAVTYRYRGHSMSDPAEYRSKREERLWQERDPIKNLRRHMLGDNPAVEPRLEKIEHEVDDVIADAVRFADESPEPGLDELGKYVYVEQS, encoded by the coding sequence ATGGCTCTTGAGCGTGACAAGCACGTCGCCGAGCGCGCCCGCCTGACCCTGGGCGAGAGCGAGCTGTGCGAACTGTATCGCCGGATGGTGCTTATCCGGCGCTTTGAGGACAAGGTCGCCGAGATGTACAGCCGGGGCAAGATCACCGGCTTCTGTCATCTGTACGCCGGCGAGGAAGCGGTGGCGGTGGGCGCGATCTACGCGTTGTACGACAAGGACTACGTGGTCTCGACCTACCGCGAGCACGGGCATTGTCTGGCCAAGGGGGCATCGGCGCGCGCGGTGATGGCGGAGCTGTTCGGCAAGGTGACCGGCATCTCGCGCGGGCACGGCGGCTCGATGCATCTGTTCGACGCCAACCTGCGTTTCATGGGCGGCTACGCGATCGTCGGCGGCGGGCTGCCGCTGGCGGCCGGGCTGGGGCTCTCCTGTCAGTACAAGGAGGAGCCCGAGGTGGTGTGCTGCTTTTTCGGCGACGGCGCGCTGCCGCAGGGCGCCTTTCACGAGTCGCTCAACCTTGCCTCGCTCTGGAAGCTGCCCGTGGTCTTCATCTGTGAGAACAACTTTTACGGAATGGGCACGATGGTGCAGAACGCGGTCGCGCAGGAGGAGCTGTACCGCTTTGCCCAGTCCTACAAGATTCCCGGCGTGCGTGTGGACGGCCAGGACGTGCTCGAGGTGTACGCCGCGGTGACCGAGGCGGTAGCGCGCGCGCGCGAAGGCGACGGGCCGTCATTGATCGAGGCCGTCACCTATCGCTACCGGGGCCACTCGATGTCGGACCCGGCCGAGTACCGCTCCAAGCGCGAGGAACGTCTGTGGCAGGAGCGCGATCCGATCAAGAACCTGCGCCGCCACATGCTGGGCGACAACCCCGCGGTGGAGCCGCGCCTGGAGAAGATCGAGCACGAGGTGGACGACGTGATCGCCGACGCGGTGCGCTTCGCCGACGAGAGCCCCGAGCCCGGGCTCGACGAGTTGGGCAAGTACGTTTACGTCGAGCAGAGCTGA
- a CDS encoding VWA domain-containing protein produces the protein MVTIRYTEWDGTQKLKLDADKVFEKLAEYLSYTDDVRQAMDWMARQGMDFDGARVMGLEEFLEQLRQEMRQRYREFNLKESLSEMERRLQDILERERRTLEELSAQKPGMEQKQRELQRMPRRLSEAIRKLESYEFEDAQARADFDELLAEYENVRDLENFRERNQHLFHGPKSLGYQESLELMREMERMKQLEQDLMSGNFESISMDELRELLGQQAQQDFHNLRQVMLLLEQGGYMVQKGEHVALSPKGVRRIGQLALRDIYQGLLKDRGGGHLTDHRGISEIRPDETKPYAFGDPLNLSLVGTLKHALARKPGVPLRLEPDDFEVYENDYGSSSSTVLCLDMSWSMSWEGRFAAAKKVAMAMETLIRSKFPRDFFSIVGFFTRAVELKLKDLPEASWNMGDPFTNLQDGLRLASDLLARHPSRNQHIIVITDGQPTAYFLNKRLYCEWPLSFGGISMRAAQETLKEVERVTRKGITINTFMLDDSPSLRAFVEKMTQINRGRALYTRPDHLGEYMLVDYITKRRKKV, from the coding sequence ATGGTCACCATCCGCTACACCGAGTGGGACGGCACCCAGAAGCTCAAGCTCGACGCCGACAAGGTGTTCGAGAAGCTGGCCGAGTACCTGTCCTACACCGACGACGTTCGCCAGGCGATGGACTGGATGGCGCGCCAGGGGATGGACTTCGACGGCGCGCGGGTGATGGGACTGGAGGAGTTCCTCGAGCAGCTGCGCCAGGAGATGCGCCAGCGCTACCGCGAGTTCAACCTCAAGGAGTCGCTGAGCGAGATGGAGCGCCGGCTACAGGACATCCTGGAGCGCGAGCGCCGCACGCTCGAGGAGCTGAGCGCGCAGAAGCCCGGGATGGAGCAGAAGCAGCGTGAGCTGCAGCGGATGCCGCGCCGGCTGTCGGAGGCGATCCGCAAGTTGGAGAGCTACGAGTTCGAGGACGCGCAGGCGCGCGCCGATTTCGACGAGCTGCTCGCCGAATACGAGAACGTCCGCGACCTCGAAAACTTCCGCGAACGCAACCAGCATCTCTTCCACGGTCCGAAAAGCCTCGGCTACCAGGAGTCGCTCGAGCTGATGCGCGAGATGGAGCGCATGAAGCAGCTCGAACAGGATCTGATGTCGGGCAACTTCGAGAGCATCTCGATGGACGAGTTGCGCGAGCTGCTCGGCCAGCAGGCGCAGCAGGACTTCCACAACCTGCGCCAGGTGATGCTGCTGCTCGAGCAGGGCGGGTACATGGTGCAGAAGGGCGAGCACGTGGCGCTCTCGCCCAAGGGCGTGCGCCGCATCGGCCAGCTCGCCTTGCGCGACATCTACCAGGGCCTGCTCAAGGATCGCGGCGGCGGCCATCTCACCGACCATCGCGGGATAAGCGAGATCCGTCCCGACGAGACCAAGCCTTATGCCTTCGGCGACCCGCTCAACCTGAGCCTGGTCGGCACGCTCAAGCACGCGCTGGCGCGCAAGCCGGGCGTGCCGCTGAGGTTGGAGCCCGACGACTTCGAGGTTTACGAGAACGACTACGGCAGCTCGTCGTCCACGGTGCTGTGCCTGGACATGTCGTGGTCGATGAGCTGGGAGGGACGCTTCGCAGCGGCCAAGAAGGTCGCGATGGCGATGGAGACGCTGATCCGCTCGAAGTTCCCGCGCGACTTCTTCTCGATCGTCGGCTTCTTCACCCGCGCGGTCGAGCTCAAGCTCAAGGATTTGCCCGAGGCGTCGTGGAACATGGGCGACCCGTTCACCAATCTTCAGGACGGGCTGCGGCTGGCCAGCGACCTGCTCGCGCGCCATCCCTCACGCAACCAGCACATTATCGTGATCACCGACGGCCAGCCGACCGCCTACTTCCTCAACAAGCGGCTGTACTGCGAATGGCCGCTGTCGTTCGGCGGCATCAGCATGCGCGCCGCGCAGGAGACGCTCAAGGAGGTCGAGCGTGTCACCCGCAAGGGAATCACGATTAACACCTTCATGCTCGACGACTCGCCGAGCCTGCGCGCCTTCGTCGAAAAGATGACGCAGATCAACCGCGGGCGCGCGCTCTACACCCGCCCCGACCACCTCGGCGAGTACATGCTGGTGGACTACATTACCAAGCGCCGCAAGAAAGTGTAG
- a CDS encoding GNAT family N-acetyltransferase, with protein MITVHPLILRPWRRSDARALVRYANNRKIWLNLRDRFPHPYTEADARAWLDLRAADIGNPANFAIEFDGEAIGAIGLEFLADVHRLTAEIGYWLGEPLWGRGFATLAVRAVTRYSFETFELRRIQAAVFEWNPASARVLEKAGYVCEGRLRDYVVKDSRVGDALLYAKLRW; from the coding sequence ATGATCACTGTTCATCCGCTGATATTGCGGCCGTGGAGGCGCTCCGACGCGCGGGCGCTGGTCCGCTACGCCAACAACCGGAAGATTTGGCTCAACCTCAGAGACCGCTTCCCGCACCCCTACACGGAGGCGGACGCGCGCGCGTGGCTCGACCTGCGCGCCGCCGACATCGGCAACCCCGCCAACTTTGCGATCGAGTTCGACGGCGAGGCGATTGGCGCCATCGGCCTGGAGTTTCTTGCCGACGTGCATCGGTTGACCGCGGAGATCGGGTATTGGCTCGGCGAGCCGCTATGGGGCCGCGGGTTTGCCACGCTCGCGGTCAGGGCCGTGACGCGCTACAGCTTCGAGACCTTCGAGTTGCGCCGGATACAGGCGGCGGTCTTCGAATGGAACCCGGCGTCGGCGCGGGTGCTGGAGAAGGCCGGCTATGTCTGCGAGGGCCGCCTGCGCGACTACGTCGTCAAGGACAGCCGCGTCGGCGACGCACTGCTCTATGCGAAACTGCGCTGGTGA
- the maiA gene encoding maleylacetoacetate isomerase, with the protein MKLYGYWRSSASYRARIALNLKGLAWEYAPVNLLRGESAGAEYRKLSPQAIIPTLEDNGLVIPQSLAICEYLEERYPNPPLLPRDPGGRARVRAIALAVACEIHPLANRRVQQYLGERFHLGEDELGEWSRHWIALTFGAIEQMLADSPLTGRFCHGDSPTVADCFLVPQVYNANRVKLDLAPYPTIRRVNEECLKLKEFDAARPERQPDAPR; encoded by the coding sequence GTGAAACTCTACGGATACTGGCGTTCCTCGGCCTCGTACCGCGCGCGCATCGCGCTCAACCTTAAGGGACTCGCCTGGGAGTACGCGCCGGTAAACCTGCTGCGCGGCGAGTCGGCGGGCGCTGAGTACCGCAAGCTCAGCCCGCAGGCGATCATCCCCACGCTGGAAGACAATGGGCTGGTGATTCCGCAGTCGCTCGCGATCTGCGAGTACCTCGAAGAGCGCTATCCGAATCCGCCGCTACTGCCGCGCGATCCGGGCGGACGCGCGCGCGTGCGCGCGATCGCGCTCGCGGTCGCCTGCGAGATCCATCCGCTCGCCAACCGCCGTGTCCAGCAGTATCTGGGCGAGCGCTTCCATCTCGGCGAGGACGAACTTGGCGAGTGGAGCCGTCACTGGATCGCGCTTACGTTCGGAGCGATTGAGCAGATGCTCGCCGACTCGCCCTTGACGGGCCGCTTCTGCCACGGCGATTCGCCGACCGTGGCGGATTGCTTCCTCGTGCCGCAGGTCTATAACGCCAACCGGGTCAAGCTCGATCTCGCGCCTTATCCGACGATCCGGCGGGTCAACGAGGAGTGCCTGAAGCTCAAGGAGTTCGATGCTGCCCGCCCCGAGCGCCAGCCCGACGCGCCGCGCTGA
- a CDS encoding exonuclease domain-containing protein, with the protein MAAFGGGAGFSGASAREKLYTYLQRQPAGAHTGELVGLLFRGAGSDPELGPHIVHRLLGADPNFVFDAASDTWSLRGAEQLRVPLDQARYVVVDLETTGGRPGPGTIIEIGAYRMAGLRMTESFATLVRPRAPISPFVTRLTSITNEMVAEAPPIERVLGEFRDFLGDAVMVAHNAAFDFAFLDFEFRRLFGIGLKNPVLCTLRLARRFAPSLRRRRLDALAEHYGLSTAGRHRGLGDARMAAELLAIFLELAAQNGVNRLDRLLDLHGRGAAGRRIERHVAPEVIAALPAAPGVYLMRNERGDLLYIGKARRLRERVSSYFNGAMGTRARTAELVSHVHAIETRITPSALDAALLEARLIRERKPPYNRMLKGAAPAYFVRLDLSDPFPRLVISTRLTVRRGVMQLGPFVGRAGVERAARALGRILGLRTCAGKLAPEADFSPCVYGQMGQCAMPCNLSIDEDGYGARVRRAIEFLRGRSGPLLGEVARAREQAASAMRFEEAARWHRDLEALATLAARAERLSRVVTENNLVIVVGAGAARVAHVVLSGRLALSQPLDSEAAAQAVAAFVAANYESYRVRPVAREELEAMAIVARWLGERDPSDGRLIYLHGPALPPAAL; encoded by the coding sequence GTGGCGGCGTTCGGGGGCGGGGCTGGATTTTCGGGGGCGAGTGCGCGCGAGAAGCTTTATACCTATCTGCAGCGCCAGCCCGCCGGCGCCCATACCGGCGAACTCGTCGGCCTGCTCTTCCGGGGCGCAGGCTCCGACCCCGAGCTTGGCCCGCACATAGTCCATCGCCTGCTCGGCGCCGATCCCAACTTCGTTTTCGATGCGGCGAGCGACACGTGGTCGCTGCGCGGCGCCGAGCAGCTACGGGTCCCTCTCGATCAGGCGCGCTACGTCGTTGTCGATCTCGAGACGACCGGCGGGCGTCCCGGCCCGGGCACGATCATCGAGATCGGCGCCTACCGGATGGCGGGACTGCGAATGACCGAGTCGTTCGCGACCCTGGTGCGTCCGCGGGCTCCGATTTCGCCGTTCGTCACGCGGCTTACGTCGATTACCAACGAGATGGTGGCCGAGGCACCGCCGATCGAACGCGTGCTCGGCGAGTTCCGCGACTTTCTCGGCGACGCCGTGATGGTCGCGCACAATGCCGCGTTCGACTTCGCGTTTCTCGATTTCGAATTCCGCCGCCTGTTCGGAATCGGGCTCAAGAACCCGGTGCTATGCACGCTGCGCCTCGCCCGCCGTTTCGCGCCGTCTTTGCGCCGCCGCCGGCTCGACGCCCTCGCCGAGCACTACGGGCTCAGCACCGCTGGACGCCACCGCGGGCTCGGCGACGCGCGGATGGCGGCCGAGCTGCTCGCGATTTTTCTCGAGCTCGCCGCACAGAACGGGGTGAATCGCCTCGACCGCCTGCTCGATCTGCACGGGCGCGGCGCCGCCGGCCGGCGAATCGAGCGCCACGTCGCGCCCGAAGTTATCGCCGCGCTGCCCGCCGCGCCCGGCGTCTATCTGATGCGCAACGAGCGCGGCGACTTGCTCTACATCGGAAAGGCGCGCCGGCTCAGAGAGCGGGTAAGCTCGTATTTCAACGGCGCAATGGGCACCCGCGCCAGGACGGCCGAGCTGGTCAGCCACGTCCATGCGATCGAAACCCGCATCACGCCCTCGGCGCTCGACGCCGCGCTGCTCGAGGCGCGGCTCATCCGCGAACGCAAGCCGCCATACAACCGGATGCTCAAGGGAGCGGCGCCGGCCTACTTCGTCAGGCTGGACCTGAGCGATCCTTTTCCGCGCCTTGTGATATCGACGCGGCTGACGGTGCGGCGCGGCGTGATGCAGCTGGGGCCGTTCGTCGGCCGCGCCGGCGTCGAGCGCGCGGCGCGCGCGCTCGGGCGCATTCTGGGGCTGCGCACGTGCGCGGGCAAGCTCGCCCCGGAGGCCGACTTCTCGCCTTGCGTGTACGGCCAGATGGGGCAGTGCGCGATGCCCTGCAATCTGAGCATCGACGAAGACGGCTACGGCGCGCGCGTGCGGCGCGCGATCGAGTTCCTGCGCGGACGCAGCGGGCCGCTGCTCGGCGAAGTCGCGCGGGCGCGCGAACAGGCGGCGAGCGCGATGCGCTTCGAGGAGGCCGCGCGATGGCATCGCGACCTCGAAGCGCTGGCCACGCTCGCCGCGCGCGCCGAGCGGCTAAGCCGCGTCGTCACCGAGAACAATCTGGTGATCGTGGTCGGCGCCGGCGCCGCGCGCGTCGCCCACGTCGTGCTCAGCGGACGCCTTGCGCTCTCGCAGCCGCTGGATTCGGAGGCCGCCGCGCAGGCGGTCGCGGCCTTCGTCGCCGCCAATTATGAGAGCTACCGCGTGCGTCCGGTTGCGCGCGAGGAGCTGGAGGCGATGGCGATCGTCGCGCGATGGCTTGGCGAGCGCGACCCGTCCGACGGCCGGCTGATCTACCTTCACGGCCCGGCCCTCCCTCCCGCCGCGCTCTGA